From one Catenuloplanes nepalensis genomic stretch:
- a CDS encoding deoxyguanosinetriphosphate triphosphohydrolase family protein: MAEVEDPRAQRLSGAGRAPGDLAASPFRADRDRIVSSTFFARLGGVTQVISPGGSGLLVHNRLTHSLKVAQVGRAIAERLLARAEHRDLLDKLGGCDPDVVEAASLAHDLGHPPFGHLGERVLDRLARERLGLADGFEGNAQSYRIVTSTEIRGEARGETIIGLDLTAAVRAAMLKYPWTRRGYPSPHPSTLSPAPRGATAPAADPESGSLKFGAYGTEVRDLRQARAPFEGRIADWQQTAEASIMDTADDIAYAIHDVEDFYRVGVLRQGEVAAELSAWQRHAGELAIESDAALELNARRPGRSIERLRRTLHRKDSWVSDDEAFATAVAHVRRELVDGLLSAPFDGSVEAEHAVSRFSDTWTRGLVDAITVTDRPSMRSGHVLLSPVQWHEVQVLKFVHHRFVLERPDLALHQRGQARLLGTLVEALLAWIDDPDETTRLPRRLHDLVELAEAELPPATPHRAAQARGRAIVDFVASLTDSQAVAMLDALSGRSGQLWTDAFVL, translated from the coding sequence ATGGCTGAGGTCGAGGATCCCCGTGCGCAGCGACTGTCCGGTGCCGGACGGGCGCCCGGCGACCTGGCCGCGTCGCCGTTCCGAGCGGACCGGGACCGGATCGTGTCGTCGACGTTCTTCGCGCGGCTGGGCGGCGTCACCCAGGTGATCAGCCCGGGCGGGTCCGGGCTGCTGGTGCACAACCGGCTGACGCACAGTCTCAAGGTCGCCCAGGTCGGGCGCGCGATCGCGGAACGGCTGCTGGCCCGCGCGGAGCACCGTGACCTGCTGGACAAGCTCGGCGGCTGCGACCCGGACGTGGTGGAGGCCGCGTCGCTGGCGCACGACCTCGGGCACCCGCCGTTCGGGCATCTCGGTGAGCGGGTGCTGGACCGGCTGGCGCGGGAGCGGCTCGGGCTCGCGGACGGGTTCGAGGGGAACGCGCAGTCGTACCGGATCGTGACCAGCACGGAGATCCGCGGTGAGGCGCGCGGCGAGACGATCATCGGGCTGGACCTGACCGCGGCCGTGCGCGCGGCGATGCTCAAATATCCGTGGACCCGCCGGGGCTACCCGTCGCCGCACCCGTCCACGCTCAGCCCGGCGCCGCGCGGCGCGACCGCCCCGGCGGCCGATCCGGAGAGCGGATCGCTGAAGTTCGGCGCCTACGGGACCGAGGTGCGCGACCTGCGCCAGGCCCGCGCGCCGTTCGAGGGGCGGATCGCGGACTGGCAGCAGACCGCGGAGGCGTCCATCATGGACACCGCGGACGACATCGCCTACGCGATCCACGACGTCGAGGACTTCTACCGGGTCGGCGTGCTCCGGCAGGGCGAGGTCGCGGCCGAGCTGTCCGCGTGGCAGCGGCACGCGGGCGAGCTGGCGATCGAGTCCGACGCGGCGCTGGAGCTCAACGCGCGCCGGCCCGGCCGGTCGATCGAGCGGCTGCGGCGCACGCTGCACCGCAAGGACTCCTGGGTCAGCGACGACGAGGCGTTCGCCACCGCGGTCGCGCACGTGCGCCGCGAGCTGGTCGACGGGCTGCTGTCCGCGCCGTTCGACGGCTCGGTCGAGGCGGAGCACGCGGTCTCCCGGTTCTCCGACACGTGGACGCGCGGCCTGGTCGACGCGATCACGGTGACCGACAGGCCGTCGATGCGGTCCGGGCACGTGCTGCTCTCGCCGGTGCAGTGGCACGAGGTGCAGGTGCTCAAGTTCGTGCACCACCGGTTCGTGCTGGAGCGGCCCGACCTGGCACTCCACCAGCGCGGCCAGGCACGGCTGCTCGGCACGCTGGTCGAGGCGCTGCTCGCCTGGATCGACGACCCGGACGAGACCACCCGGCTGCCGCGCCGCCTGCACGACCTGGTCGAGCTGGCCGAGGCGGAGCTTCCCCCGGCCACGCCGCACCGCGCGGCGCAGGCCCGCGGGCGCGCGATCGTGGACTTCGTGGCGTCGCTGACCGACAGCCAGGCGGTGGCGATGCTGGACGCGCTGTCCGGCCGCTCGGGCCAGCTGTGGACGGACGCGTTCGTGCTCTGA
- a CDS encoding Tex family protein, translated as MAASAGAINQRIAEELGVRERQVAAAVDLLDGGSTVPFIARYRKEVTGTLDDAQLRTLEERLRYLRDLEERRAAILESIHGQGKLTEELQAAILAADSKARLEDIYLPFKPKRRTKAQIAREAGLEPLADLLIGDPAHDPQSSAAGYVDEEKGVATPQAALDGARAILVERFSEDADLIGTLREQVWSRGVLGSKVREGKEESGAKFKDYFEFSEPLTKLPSHRILAMFRGEKEEVLELSLSPDATEAEGPTTYEAAIAARFGIEDQGRPADRWLKDTVRWAWRTRILVHLEINLRSRLWQEAEEEAVRVFAANLRDLLLAAPAGTRVTMGLDPGLRTGVKVAVVDATGKVVDTATIYPHEPRRKWDESIATLAALATKHNVDLIAIGNGTASRETDKLAGDLIKAFPALGMTKIVVSEAGASVYSASAYASEELPGLDVSLRGAVSIARRLQDPLAELVKIDPRSIGVGQYQHDLSEVKLSRSLDAVVEDCVNGVGVDVNTASAPLLTRVSGIGAGLAENIVMHRDANGPFRSRTALKAVPRLGPKAFEQCAGFLRIPAGDDPLDASGVHPEAYPVVRRIVDATGGDLKALIGNGGALRRLSPTQFVDEQFGLPTVTDIIAELEKPGRDPRPAFKTAAFADGVEKLSDLVPGMKLEGVVTNVAAFGAFVDIGVHQDGLVHVSALSKTFVKDPREVVKPGDIVTVKVLDVDIPRKRISLTLRLEDDAEGGAPRGDRPRGERGGQRGERGGERGERGPRGDRAQSGSGQSSQGGGQGGGQGGGQGGGQGGGNRGQGAGGRGQGSGGGGGRGGERGGQDRRGGGRDSRSGGGQGGGAQRGGRPDFANSAMADALKRAGLDKGLSAGGDSRDSKRR; from the coding sequence GTGGCGGCGAGCGCCGGCGCCATCAACCAGCGCATCGCCGAGGAGCTCGGCGTGCGGGAGCGGCAGGTGGCGGCCGCCGTCGACCTGCTGGACGGTGGGTCGACCGTGCCGTTCATCGCCCGCTACCGCAAGGAGGTGACCGGCACGCTCGACGACGCGCAGCTGCGCACGCTGGAGGAGCGGCTGCGTTACCTGCGCGACCTGGAGGAGCGGCGCGCCGCGATCCTGGAGTCGATCCACGGGCAGGGCAAGTTGACCGAGGAGCTGCAGGCCGCGATCCTGGCCGCCGACTCGAAGGCCCGGCTGGAGGACATCTACCTGCCGTTCAAGCCGAAGCGCCGGACCAAGGCGCAGATCGCCCGCGAGGCCGGCCTGGAGCCGCTCGCCGACCTGCTGATCGGCGACCCCGCGCACGACCCGCAGTCGAGCGCGGCCGGTTACGTCGACGAGGAGAAGGGCGTCGCCACGCCGCAGGCCGCGCTGGACGGTGCGCGCGCGATCCTGGTCGAGCGCTTCTCCGAGGACGCCGACCTGATCGGCACGCTGCGTGAGCAGGTGTGGAGCCGCGGCGTGCTCGGCTCGAAGGTGCGCGAGGGCAAGGAGGAGTCGGGGGCGAAGTTCAAGGACTACTTCGAGTTCTCCGAGCCGCTGACCAAGCTGCCGTCGCACCGCATCCTCGCCATGTTCCGCGGCGAGAAGGAAGAGGTCCTGGAGCTCTCCCTGTCGCCGGACGCGACCGAGGCCGAGGGCCCGACCACGTACGAGGCCGCGATCGCCGCCCGCTTCGGCATCGAGGACCAGGGCCGCCCGGCCGACCGCTGGCTCAAGGACACGGTCCGGTGGGCCTGGCGCACCCGCATCCTGGTGCACCTGGAGATCAACCTGCGGTCCCGGCTGTGGCAGGAGGCCGAGGAGGAGGCGGTCCGCGTCTTCGCGGCCAACCTGCGTGACCTGCTGCTGGCCGCGCCGGCCGGCACCCGCGTCACCATGGGCCTCGACCCGGGCCTGCGCACCGGCGTGAAGGTCGCGGTGGTGGACGCGACCGGCAAGGTCGTCGACACCGCCACGATCTACCCGCACGAGCCGCGCCGCAAGTGGGACGAGTCGATCGCCACGCTGGCCGCGCTGGCCACGAAGCACAACGTCGACCTGATCGCGATCGGCAACGGTACCGCGTCCCGCGAGACGGACAAGCTGGCCGGCGACCTGATCAAGGCGTTCCCCGCGCTCGGCATGACCAAGATCGTGGTGTCCGAGGCGGGCGCGTCCGTCTACTCCGCCTCGGCGTACGCGTCGGAGGAACTCCCCGGCCTGGACGTGTCGCTGCGCGGCGCGGTCTCCATCGCGCGCCGCCTCCAGGACCCGCTCGCCGAGCTGGTGAAGATCGACCCGCGCTCGATCGGCGTCGGGCAGTACCAGCACGACCTGTCCGAGGTGAAGCTGTCCCGCTCGCTCGACGCGGTCGTCGAGGACTGTGTGAACGGCGTCGGCGTGGACGTGAACACCGCGTCCGCCCCGCTGCTCACCCGGGTCTCCGGCATCGGCGCCGGCCTCGCGGAGAACATCGTGATGCACCGCGACGCGAACGGGCCGTTCCGGTCCCGCACCGCGCTCAAGGCGGTGCCGCGCCTCGGGCCGAAGGCGTTCGAGCAGTGCGCGGGCTTCCTGCGCATCCCCGCCGGCGACGACCCGCTGGACGCGTCCGGCGTGCACCCCGAGGCCTACCCGGTCGTCCGCCGGATCGTGGACGCGACCGGCGGCGACCTGAAGGCGCTGATCGGCAACGGCGGTGCGCTGCGGCGCCTCTCCCCCACGCAGTTCGTGGACGAGCAGTTCGGTCTGCCCACGGTCACCGACATCATCGCGGAGCTGGAGAAGCCGGGCCGTGACCCGCGACCGGCGTTCAAGACCGCGGCGTTCGCGGACGGTGTGGAGAAGCTCTCCGACCTGGTCCCGGGCATGAAGCTGGAAGGCGTGGTCACGAACGTGGCCGCGTTCGGCGCGTTCGTCGACATCGGCGTGCACCAGGACGGCCTGGTCCACGTGTCCGCGCTGTCCAAGACGTTCGTCAAGGACCCGCGCGAGGTGGTCAAGCCGGGCGACATCGTCACGGTCAAGGTGCTCGACGTCGACATCCCGCGCAAGCGCATCTCGCTGACGCTCCGCCTCGAGGACGACGCCGAGGGCGGCGCACCGCGCGGCGACCGGCCGCGGGGTGAGCGCGGCGGCCAGCGCGGCGAACGCGGCGGCGAGCGTGGCGAGCGCGGCCCGCGCGGCGACCGCGCCCAGAGCGGCAGCGGCCAGAGCAGCCAGGGCGGCGGCCAGGGCGGCGGCCAGGGCGGCGGCCAGGGCGGCGGCCAGGGCGGCGGTAACCGGGGCCAGGGCGCCGGCGGCCGCGGTCAGGGCAGCGGCGGTGGCGGTGGCCGTGGCGGCGAGCGCGGCGGCCAGGACCGGCGCGGCGGCGGCCGGGACAGCCGGTCCGGCGGCGGCCAGGGTGGCGGCGCCCAGCGCGGCGGGCGCCCCGACTTCGCCAACTCCGCCATGGCGGACGCGCTGAAGCGGGCCGGCCTCGACAAGGGCCTCTCCGCGGGCGGCGACTCGCGCGACTCCAAGCGTCGCTGA